The DNA sequence GGGATCAGAAGAAAGGAGGACTGTGAGGGCAAGCTTCCGTTAGCAAATAATATATGAGATGATATTTATTTATCAGCTATTATGTGCTCATCCACTCGAGGATACAAATAAACATACTGCGACATCTAGGAGGGAAATATGAAATTCAACACAAAACAACTGAATAAGTTATATAAGAAGacaaaatatcattgaaaaaGGTCCAGTTCACTTACGGATAACAGAAAGCACTCCAGCTGTTTGAAGCAGAAAGGTACTTAACGCAGGGAAACTGGTGCTTACAAAAAGTGCTGAAAGGCGTAGAGGAACAGTCTCTAGTCTCTGCCACCAAGACTGACTCCTGGCATAACATCCAGAATGGACTGTTGAAGCAGCTGCTACCTCTGTCTCAGTCAGGAAACTGAGAAGTCAGGAAGCTGTCAGCAAATCTGTTTCCCCCGAGTGTTTAATGCTTGCTAGATAAAACAGCTAATTCACATGCTgccatctctctctcccacttAACTCAGGAATTTACTCACGGTCTTAGAAACCCCACTTTGGATCAGAGCCAAAGGGAATTCTCCATTCAAGGGGTAAGCCCTTAGAACACAGATTGATGCACGCCTCAGGACACAGCCAAGAGCCCGCGGTTAATGTGGACGTGGTGAGGTCACAGTAACGTGCGTAATATCCAGGCGAGGCATTAAAGGAGAAAGGATGGAGGACGGGAGAGCAGGCACCAAATCAAACTACTTCTTTCTAATCAATTATAACAGACTCGCCAGATCGGGTGGCCTGGCAGTAAGCCAGTTTCTTCAGAGCCTCTCTGACCTCTCGGTTCCTTAGACAATAAACGAAAGGGTTAAGAGCAGGGGTAACAATGGCATAGAAGATGGAAATAACTTTGTTCATGTTGAAGGCATGAATGGCTCGGGGCCAGACATACATGAAAATAGTAGCTGAAGAGAAGATGGTGCCCACCACGAGGTGGGAGGCACAAGCAGGAAACGCCTTCTGCTTTCCTGTGGGCACGCGTAGGATGGTGGCCAGAATGCATCCACAGGACAGGACAGTGAGAGCGGGGGGGAGAGGAAGATGACCAGTGCCAGGACAAAGTCCACCAGTTCAGCTGTGGACATGTCTGTGCAGGAGAGGTTAAGTACTGGACAGATATCACAGAAGAAATGATCGACGATATTGGGGCCACAGAAGCTGAGGCAAGAGATGAAGTAGATCTTAGCCAAGGAGATGCCAAAGCCATTGGTACAGGAACCAAGGGGCAGGAGGAAGCAGAGCCCATGGCTCATAATGGTGGGGCAGTGCAGTGGGCGGCAGATGGCCACATCACAGTCACAGGCCACGGCAGCCAGGAGCACACGTTCTGTGCACATGAGTGCaatgaagaagtaaagttgtATCATACAGTGAGTGAAGGAGATGCTGTTGCTCACGGACCAAAAACTAAACAGCAACCTGGGTACAGTCACAGAGATGCACCAGGTCTCCAAGGACAGGCTGGTCACGAAGAAGTACACAGGCTTGTGCAGTGGCAGGTTCTGCTGCACCAACACGACAATGATCACATTTCCAGCCACTGTCGGAATATAGGCCACGAGCAACATGAGGAACACTGTTGCACGCACACCCCAGTTCCCAGGAAACCCCACCAGAATGAACCTGGTGACCCGTGTCTGGTTCTCCACTTCCATATTGGAGACACAGGGCTTAACTctcctgggggaaaaaatcacttGGTCAGACTTCCACCTTTTGCCTTCTCTGACTAGTAATAACAGCAACAGATATCATGTTTTAATAGTATCTTATAGGCTAGATCATACACTGGGTACATTATGCACATAATGTAATTTGATTCTCACACAGCCTCTTTACACATGTTATTATACCCATCTTagtaatgaagaaactgagctttGGAAAGGTACTAAGTTACTTAACCACATTCCCACTGGCAGCAGGGCAGGAATCACATTCAAGTCCAAGTCTAAACAACATGCTCTATCTAATATCTTACACTGCCCTTCACAGCCACACCCAAATTAAACAGTATCAAACCACCATGTTCCATGTTACCATTGCCAATTCTAAAGGATACACCTGGCTTTCCTGGCCTTTCATCCACCCAGAGCTCTGGAAATTCTACCTTTACAATTCATTTATCCCTCACATACCAATACTTTTTTCCCTCTACAATCCATGGAGATGGAGTGAAACGTGTCATATTCTGTGAGGTGCAT is a window from the Orcinus orca chromosome 9, mOrcOrc1.1, whole genome shotgun sequence genome containing:
- the LOC101283085 gene encoding LOW QUALITY PROTEIN: olfactory receptor 6B1 (The sequence of the model RefSeq protein was modified relative to this genomic sequence to represent the inferred CDS: inserted 1 base in 1 codon), yielding MEVENQTRVTRFILVGFPGNWGVRATVFLMLLVAYIPTVAGNVIIVVLVQQNLPLHKPVYFFVTSLSLETWCISVTVPRLLFSFWSVSNSISFTHCMIQLYFFIALMCTERVLLAAVACDCDVAICRPLHCPTIMSHGLCFLLPLGSCTNGFGISLAKIYFISCLSFCGPNIVDHFFCDICPVLNLSCTDMSTAELVDFVLALVIFLSPXALTVLSCGCILATILRVPTGKQKAFPACASHLVVGTIFSSATIFMYVWPRAIHAFNMNKVISIFYAIVTPALNPFVYCLRNREVREALKKLAYCQATRSGESVIID